The Kitasatospora sp. NBC_00240 genome contains the following window.
CCAGAACAAGACCGTCCTCCACGACTCCCCGCCCGCCGGCTGGGGCAGCGCCTTCACCGACGCCGACAACACCTGGGGCGACGGCACCCTCGGTGACCGCGCCACCGTCGCCGTGGACGCCCACTACGGCATCCAGGCCACCTGGGACTTCTACAAGAACGTGCTGGGCCGCAACGGCATCAAGAACGACGGCGTCGGCGCCCGTTCCTTCGTGCACTACGGCACCAACTACGGGAACGCCGGGTGGGACGACGACAGCTTCTCGATGGTCTACGGCGACGGAGCGGTGGGCTCGAAGCCGTTCACCGAGATCGACGTGGCCGGCCACGAGATGAGCCACGGCGTCACCGCCGCCACCGCGGGCCTGCTCTACTTCGGCGACGCCGGCGGCCTGAACGAGGCCACCTCCGACATCATGGGCACGATGGTCGAGTTCAACGCGAACAACCCGGCCGATGCACCCGACTACCTGATCGGCGAGAAGATCGACATCAACGGCAACGGCACCCCGCTGCGCTGGATGGACGATCCGAGCAAGGACGGCCGCTCGGCCAGGTGCTGGTCGCCCACCACCAAGAACCTGGACCCGCACAACTCCTCGGGCGTGGGCAACCACTTCTTCTACCTGCTCGCGGCCGGCTCCGGCCAGTCCCAGTGGGGCAACAGCCCGACCTGCAACACCTCCGACGTCGCCGGCATCGGCAACGACAAGTCCACCAAGATCTGGTACCGGGCACTGTCGGCCTACATGGTCTCCAACACCGACTACCCGGGCGCCCGCACCGCCACCGTCAAGGCCGCCAAGGACCTTTACGGAGCCGGCAGCACCGAGTGCGCCACCGTGGAGAAGGCCTGGAGCGCCGTAAACGTCGCCGCGACCAGCACCACTTGCGGCGCCGGCACCCCGACACCCACGCCGACCCCGACGCCGAGCGGCAACCTGCTGCTCAACCCCGGCTTCGAGTCCGGCACCACCTCCTGGAGCGCGACCTCCGGCGTCATCACCAACGGCACCGGCGCCACCCCGCACTCCGGCTCCTTCTACGCCTGGCTGGACGGCTACGGCACCGCACACACCGACACCGCCTCCCAGGCGGTGGCCGTTCCGGCCGCCGCCACCGCCGCCAGGCTCAGCTTCTGGGGGAAGATCACCACCGAGGAGTTCGGAACCACCGCCTACGACACCCTCAAGGTCCAGGTCGTCACCGGCACCACCACGACCACCCTGGCCACCTACTCCAACGCGGACGCCACCACCGGCTACGTCCAGCGCACGCTCGACCTGTCTGCCTTCAAAGGCAAGACCGTCACGATCAGGTTCACCGGCACCGAGGACGCCGGCCTCAGAACCAGCTTCCTTATCGACGACACCGCGGTCACCACCGGCTGATCCGCACCAACGACCGGCGGCCCGTGCGGGGAACTGCAGGCCCCCGCTCGGGCCGTCCTCGCCCGCCATGAGCGTCATTGCCGCCTTCACGGCGTTGCGTTCGCCGACACCACGCCCGTCAAGGCAAGGGGCGTTCGGGCTCCTCCCCGCACGGCAGTAGTCGAGGCCCACGCCCCCTCCGGGCGGCGTACGTCGTTTCCGGCACGGCCCGTACCCGTCGGCGCCGGGCTGATCGCCGCACATGGCCTCGTCCTCCCCACTGCTCGCCCCCTCTTCGCGACACCGCCACCGTGGACCGCTCCCCCGCCGTCCTGCCGCCGTCCGGCAGTGGACGGGCGGTAGCGGACGGATCGTGCCGAGTGACTTCGGCCGGATCGTCGCCCCGGACGGCTCGCCGCGAGGGTTGTCCCCTCAGGGACTGTCGACGGCGGTGTGGGGGCCGGGGACGTCGTCGCGGGTGGTGTGGAGCTTCTTGAGCGTCCTGGCGACGTGTTGCTCGACGGTGCGGGGCGAGAGGGAGAGGGCTTGGGCGATGTCCTTG
Protein-coding sequences here:
- a CDS encoding M4 family metallopeptidase yields the protein MKRTLLVGSLALVVGSLAIVGTGVSASAAPAASAAVQPKPSDAQALQDATDQVTAHPQAVLAGSHDTFRARSVQVDAGGTRHVHFDRSYDGLPVLGGDVLVHSGPGGQLDAVTLSLRAPLSLSVTPSVTGKEAVTSAAPLFRGTKDSTTATLTVDALGAAPKLVWEVVVHGTAADQSPSHLHVLVDARTGAVGQSWDTYSTFLPEGVHTGPAAGGTALTATVAASGAGRGYQVGAVTLSTTGSAAGYTLVDPDRGNGETRDAQNKTVLHDSPPAGWGSAFTDADNTWGDGTLGDRATVAVDAHYGIQATWDFYKNVLGRNGIKNDGVGARSFVHYGTNYGNAGWDDDSFSMVYGDGAVGSKPFTEIDVAGHEMSHGVTAATAGLLYFGDAGGLNEATSDIMGTMVEFNANNPADAPDYLIGEKIDINGNGTPLRWMDDPSKDGRSARCWSPTTKNLDPHNSSGVGNHFFYLLAAGSGQSQWGNSPTCNTSDVAGIGNDKSTKIWYRALSAYMVSNTDYPGARTATVKAAKDLYGAGSTECATVEKAWSAVNVAATSTTCGAGTPTPTPTPTPSGNLLLNPGFESGTTSWSATSGVITNGTGATPHSGSFYAWLDGYGTAHTDTASQAVAVPAAATAARLSFWGKITTEEFGTTAYDTLKVQVVTGTTTTTLATYSNADATTGYVQRTLDLSAFKGKTVTIRFTGTEDAGLRTSFLIDDTAVTTG